A window of the Chloroflexus sp. Y-396-1 genome harbors these coding sequences:
- the mltG gene encoding endolytic transglycosylase MltG produces the protein MRHVRALLLALSLLALVVSCGSYVLLGELRATPSTTVEPVEFVVAPGETANDIASRLSAAGLIRQPMLFRILVRWRGLDQQIQAGRYVLSPTMTMSEILMVLQSGKVVDDIQITIPEGLRLEEIATIIAAAGLVSEAEFLEVARDGDRFRDDYFLLNSLPSGATLEGYLFPDTYRFAPSADAETIVRKLLDRFVEQYSTIERSVRVPGVTVHQIVTMASIIQREAVLLSEMPKISAVFWNRLKPQFAPTFGGGLLGADATVQYALGYDPVEGTWWQRELTVEELAIQSPYNTRVTPGLPPGPIAAPGLAALTAAAQPDESSPYLFFVASCERDGSHKFATTIEEFRIYEAEWLACQ, from the coding sequence ATGCGGCATGTCCGCGCGCTATTGCTCGCTCTCTCATTGTTGGCGCTCGTGGTCTCGTGTGGCAGTTATGTCCTTCTCGGCGAATTACGGGCAACACCATCAACCACTGTTGAGCCGGTTGAATTCGTTGTTGCACCCGGCGAAACGGCCAACGATATTGCTAGCCGGCTTAGTGCCGCTGGTCTGATCCGCCAGCCAATGTTATTCCGCATCCTAGTGCGCTGGCGTGGCCTGGATCAGCAAATTCAAGCCGGTCGCTATGTGCTCAGCCCGACAATGACGATGAGTGAAATTCTGATGGTCTTGCAGAGTGGTAAGGTGGTTGACGACATTCAAATTACGATACCAGAAGGATTACGGCTGGAAGAGATAGCAACGATTATTGCTGCAGCCGGTCTGGTCAGCGAAGCGGAGTTTCTCGAGGTTGCCCGCGACGGTGACCGTTTTCGCGATGACTACTTTTTGCTCAACAGCCTACCCTCTGGAGCGACTCTGGAAGGATACCTCTTTCCTGACACCTACCGTTTTGCGCCATCAGCAGATGCTGAGACGATTGTGCGCAAACTGCTTGATCGCTTTGTCGAACAGTATAGCACGATTGAGCGTTCGGTACGTGTCCCTGGCGTAACCGTGCATCAGATTGTGACGATGGCGTCGATTATTCAGCGTGAAGCAGTGCTACTAAGCGAAATGCCTAAAATCAGTGCGGTGTTTTGGAATCGACTCAAGCCACAATTCGCGCCAACCTTCGGTGGCGGCCTCCTCGGCGCCGATGCGACGGTACAATATGCCTTGGGTTACGATCCGGTCGAGGGCACCTGGTGGCAACGTGAGTTGACCGTGGAAGAGCTAGCAATTCAAAGTCCGTACAACACTCGCGTCACGCCCGGTCTCCCACCAGGGCCAATTGCCGCTCCTGGTCTGGCAGCACTAACTGCGGCTGCTCAACCTGATGAGTCGTCGCCATATCTCTTTTTTGTCGCCAGTTGTGAGCGAGATGGTTCACACAAATTTGCAACGACGATCGAAGAATTTCGTATCTATGAAGCGGAGTGGCTAGCGTGTCAGTAA
- the aroE gene encoding shikimate dehydrogenase encodes MSVTSTTTAEIWLIGDPVAHSRSPAMHNAALAALGIAARYRAVQTTAAELASRLTELRQPTFLGANVTLPHKQAVIPFLDEIEPAAARIGAVNTIVRLSDGRLLGTNTDAPGLLADLAAARWTPTDQEVVILGASGAARAAAFALADAGVSSITIVNRSLMRAIDLAAATAANQPALRVRALALSDPAVDEVVARCTLLINATALGWRDDETPLPDPPVGTHCLVYDMVYRETTLLRAAAARGARVRDGRGMLVEQGALAFERWTGYPAPRALMWQAAFGVEHGP; translated from the coding sequence GTGTCAGTAACATCAACAACCACGGCTGAGATTTGGTTGATCGGTGACCCGGTAGCCCATTCACGTTCGCCAGCAATGCACAACGCTGCCCTGGCTGCATTGGGCATTGCCGCTCGTTATCGGGCTGTTCAAACAACTGCTGCTGAACTGGCCAGCCGTCTTACCGAGTTGCGTCAACCAACATTTCTTGGCGCTAATGTAACGCTTCCGCACAAACAAGCGGTGATACCGTTTCTTGATGAGATTGAACCGGCAGCCGCCAGAATTGGCGCTGTAAACACGATTGTGCGGCTATCTGATGGCCGTTTGTTGGGCACAAATACCGATGCACCAGGGTTGCTGGCCGATCTGGCAGCAGCCCGGTGGACGCCGACCGATCAAGAGGTGGTTATCCTAGGTGCATCAGGCGCAGCACGAGCAGCAGCATTTGCTTTGGCCGATGCTGGTGTAAGCAGCATCACCATTGTGAATCGGAGCTTGATGCGGGCTATCGATCTGGCAGCAGCGACCGCGGCCAACCAGCCGGCGTTACGTGTGCGAGCATTAGCCCTGAGTGATCCGGCGGTGGATGAAGTAGTCGCTCGTTGCACGCTCTTGATCAACGCAACGGCACTGGGCTGGCGCGACGATGAGACGCCCCTCCCCGATCCACCGGTTGGTACGCATTGTCTGGTCTACGATATGGTCTACCGTGAGACGACCCTCTTACGAGCAGCAGCCGCTCGTGGCGCACGAGTACGTGATGGGCGGGGGATGCTGGTGGAACAGGGAGCACTGGCTTTTGAGCGCTGGACAGGGTATCCGGCGCCACGAGCGTTGATGTGGCAGGCTGCCTTTGGTGTGGAGCACGGGCCATGA
- a CDS encoding A24 family peptidase, giving the protein MMDALVIVIGLVLGSFLNIVIIRLPRERRLLGWPRCIRTGQPLQWWQLLPVLGWLLQRGRAADGRSLPVIYPLVEIGSALWLWRLYDVYGLGPLFAYLTFVGGILIITGVVDWLYRWIYTVVILGGAVVAFIWGSFVGAGWRELLLGGLIGGVGFFFLYLLALILFPGKSAPFGLGDVYLAIFIGAALGLRHLGPALLYGVFMAGFVAAGILLARRFGRQTPEYLPYGAYLCLGVLLYIALGGYQLT; this is encoded by the coding sequence ATGATGGATGCATTGGTGATTGTGATTGGTCTGGTGCTGGGAAGTTTCCTAAATATCGTCATTATTCGCTTACCGCGTGAGCGACGGTTACTGGGTTGGCCGCGTTGTATTCGTACCGGCCAACCATTGCAATGGTGGCAGTTGTTACCGGTGTTGGGATGGCTACTACAACGTGGCCGGGCCGCCGACGGTCGATCATTACCCGTCATCTACCCGCTCGTTGAGATTGGCAGTGCGCTCTGGTTGTGGCGGCTCTACGATGTATACGGTTTAGGGCCACTGTTTGCGTATCTGACGTTTGTTGGAGGAATCTTGATTATCACCGGTGTCGTTGACTGGCTCTACCGCTGGATCTATACGGTTGTTATTTTGGGTGGCGCCGTGGTTGCCTTTATTTGGGGGTCATTTGTTGGAGCAGGCTGGCGTGAATTGCTACTTGGGGGACTGATCGGTGGTGTTGGCTTCTTTTTTCTGTATCTGCTCGCGTTGATCTTGTTTCCAGGAAAATCAGCACCGTTTGGCCTGGGTGATGTCTATCTTGCAATCTTTATCGGGGCAGCACTTGGTCTGCGCCACCTTGGCCCGGCATTGTTGTACGGTGTGTTTATGGCCGGGTTTGTGGCTGCCGGTATCTTGCTAGCCCGACGCTTCGGGCGTCAGACACCAGAATACCTGCCTTACGGCGCGTATTTATGCCTGGGTGTGTTACTCTACATTGCCCTGGGTGGGTACCAGTTGACATGA